The nucleotide sequence TTCAACGGCGACTTCGGACGGCTGAGAACCTCTTGTCGCGTGGTCCGAATAGCTACCAGTCGATCGATACCCTCGGCCGACAGCCCCGGGTTCGGCTGGTAGAGCGCGTGAACGTATGCCTCGGTCTGCAACAGGCCGGGGACAAACTCCGACTGGTACGTCTGAGCCGATGAAGCCGTCGCCTCAAGGTCGAGGTACGCCTTGAACCCCGGCCGAATGACCGGCCGGTACTCAGGGCTGAGCCACCAGTCCTTCTTCGTCCGCGTGACGGCCGCGTACCCCTGCAACCGCGCCCGCGTCTCCGGATCCGCTCCGTAGATCTCACAGAGGGCCATCACGTCAGCGGTGTCGACCGCCGAATTCTCCCCCGTCTCAAGGCGGGTGAGCTTCGACGGGCTCCAAATCAGCCGCTTCACCACCTGCGCGCCCTTAAGCCCCGCCGTCAGGCGTAGTTGACGTAACTCGCTCCCCAACTGGAGACGGCAAAGCGCGGGCGTCGCCGCCTCTACGTCCGTAACCATCTGCTTCTCCTCCGCGCAGTGTTCCAGTGTGTGGGTGAAGGTTCCGCTGGTGCAAGCAACCTTCTCCGCCATAGCGGAAGCTACCGACCCCCGGTGCGAACTCCCCGATAAACCGCGAAAGTTCACGCGAAAAGTTGACGACAGAATTCCTCTGTGGCCATGTCACCGTACCGCGAGCGGTGTCACGATTACAGGCAGTCGCTCACACAGCGCTGCCAGCTCCTCGCCGAGCGTGGCCGACGTGAGCTGACCTCCCGACAGCGACAACTCCGGCTCCACGAGCCGACGGAGGGCACGCCCATGCACTCAGCGAATGCCACATCACCCGCGAACACCCCTCTCGTACGCAAGCTTTGGCCGCGCAACCGGCGCTCCGTGGGGCTCGCCCGGCATCTGTTGCTGGATGCTCTCGACGCCTGGGGACTGGCCGAACTCGGTGATGTGGCGGCGCTCGTCCTCTCCGAGCTGATGACCAACGCCGTGCTGCACGCACACGTGCCGGGCCGGATGGTCGAGACGTGGATCATCCGGCAGGACGACTCCGTACGGATCGAGGTCCACGACGCCAGCGACGAACTGCCACAGCGGCACAAGGCGGCGGACGACGACGAAGGGGGCCGCGGGCTCGCGTTGGTGGACGAGCTGACCAACCAGCGGTGGGGCGCGAGCGAGCGGCGTGGGGTCGGGAAGCTCGTCTGGGCGCAGGTGGGTGGCGAGGGGACGTGAGCCCGAAGGGCCAGCAGGTCGCCTGCGTACTCTCCGTCCTGACGCTGTGCGGCGCGCTCCTGTGGGCGCTCTTCGCTACCGGTGCTCGTTGACAGTGATCCGCCGCGGCGCATGTAATAGGCCCCGGTGCCGCGTGGTGCCGGCCAAAGAGCAGTGGGCAGGCCGGTGACTGGGCGGAGCACCCTTCACATCAGGGATCCGGCATGAGTTCTCACCCTTGCCCCCATCGCTGACGTAGCGCTTTCACGCTCGTCGCCCCCGGCCGCCGCGCGGCCCCACACCCTCCCCCGGAGAAGCGAAACCGCATGCCCACATCGTTCAACCAATCCGTCATCGCCGAGTTCCGAGCCAACGTGGGCAAGGTCGGCGGCCCGTTCGCGGGCGGCGATCTCCTGCTGCTGACGACCACCGGCGCCCGGTCGGGGCGCCCCCACACCACACCGCTCGGCTTCGCACGCGACGGCGAGCTGCTGTTGGTGGTCGGGTCGAACCTCGGCGGACCTCACCACCCCGGCTGGTACCACAACCTGCTCGCCCACCCCGTCGTACAGGTGGAAATCGGCACCGCCACCTACGACGCCCTCGCGGTCCCGGCCGAGGGAACGCACCGCGACCAGCTGTTCGACGTCTGCGTACGCGCGGCGCCCGGGTACGCCGACTACGCGGCCCGCACAGAGCGGCAGTTGCCGGTGGTCATCCTGCAACGCCCTGAACCCGACGGCTGGCAGCCACCCACCGAGGTCATGAGCCTCGCCGACAAGCTGATGGAGGTGCACACCTGGCTTCGTGCCCAGCTACTGCACGTCGGAGCGGAGGTGGACGCCCACTTCGCCGCGCGAGGAGCACACAACGGACTCGCCGAACCACCGCCCGCCCTCGGACTGCAGATCCGCCAGCGCTGCCTGGCGTTCTGCCAGGGACTGGAGTTCCACCACACCAGCGAGGACGCACACCTGTTCCCCGGAATCGCAGCCCACCACCCCGACCTGACCGATGTCTTCGCCCAACTGGCCGCAGAACACGCGACAGTGGCCCGGATCCAGGACGAACTCGCCGCCCTGCTGGCCGACATCACCCTCTCCGACCCCCACCGCTTCCGCGCCGAGGTGGCCCGCATGTCGGCCGAACTGAACGCGCACCTCGACCACGAGGAGGACCACCTGCTCCCCCTCCTGACCCACATCCCCTGGCCCCCGGGGCATGACCGGGCAAGCGGTGCTTGAGTCTCGAAACTGCCGCAAGCTCGGAGAGAAGTCTTCCGACATCAGCGGCTGACACCGACGATGCGCGTTCCGTCAGAGAAGGACGCCGCTGCGGGCCGCGAGGCCACGTAGTTCCGTCGAGGTATGCCCCGAGACCAACAGGCTGGAGATGAGCGATTTCGTCGCCGGGCGGGCGTGGGTCTCCTCGGGGGCGCAGTGTTCGGCGGCAAGGAGGGTGCGGACGCAGTCACCCCGGCGGCCGAGCCGGTCGTACGTGACGGCGATGTCACCGAGGGCACGGGAGCGCCGTTCCACGCTGGGCAGCGCCTTCAGCGGGATCGTCCGGGCGGCCGCAAGCGCGGCCAATGGGTCGCCGGCGTAGTTCTCCGCCGAGATGCGATGGAGTTGGACGGTGAGGGGGCTGAAACCGCCGCCGTGGTCGCGCAACAAGACTGTTCCGCCAAGCTCCTTGGCCACGGCGGCGGCCTCGTCGGTCAGCTCGCGCATGCCGTCCCGGTCGCCGCGACGGGCCACCGCGTAGGCGGCGGACTGGATGAGCAGCCCACGCTCGGCTGCGCCGGGCCGTCCGGCACCCCGCAGGTCGGGGTGGTCCGCGGCGGACAGCGCGATCGACAGAGCTTCCTGATGCCAGCCGGCTTTCCTCGCCAGCACGGCGAGTTGGCGAGCGGCTTCGGCCACGGCGAGCACGTCCCCGCCGAGAGGTTACAGAGGCGCCGACTCCACTCTGCCCGTGAACCGGCCGCCCACTTGACCGGCGAGCCAACGCACCCGCGAGATCCGGTCGCCGTCCCCGCGCGGCACGTGCACGTGGACGGTGTGGTCCTGCGACAGCTCATGCTGGTAGAGGTCCCGGGAATGCACTGTCAGCGTGAGGTAGGCGTACTTCTGCGAGACCCTTTCCAGTCCCGCTTCGGGGACCGCGGGCCATGCGTCCAGATCCCAGCGAACAGCCGCAGCATCCGGCCCCAGAGCGGCGATGAAGGGCTCGGCGCGGTCCAGCGGACGACCCCAGTCGAAGACCTGGACGGGCAGACACTCCGCAGGGTTGTCACCGCCTTCCGACGAGCCGTGCTCCTCGCCGGCCAACGCCCACCATCTGAGGTCGGGCAGTACGCGACGTACGTGCGTGAGGACATCCGGCGACCTGATCACGCCTTCGAAGTCGACCTCCGCCTGACCGGTGTCCGCGATGCCCAGCAACGTACGTACCGCGCGTATCGCCTCCGGCAGATGAGCGGTTGTGAGGACGGCAGCCGCTTCAGAGTTGCTCATGTCGGAACCCTAAGACAGTCAGGCCGTCGGCCAGCCGCGCAGTTTCTCCGGGTTTCGGACGACCCAGATGTGCTTGATCCGGTCGGCCGCGACGTCGAACGCGAACACCGTCACCGTCGCGCCGTCCTGTTCGGCCACCAGGCCCGGTTGGCCGTTGACCGTGCGTTCCAGGAAGGTCATGGTGGCGGGCTTGCGGCGGGCGATTTCGGTCCAGGCTTGGGCGATCTGTTCGGCGCCTTCGATGGGGTGGAGGAAGGTCAGGGCCAGGCCG is from Streptomyces sp. NBC_00370 and encodes:
- a CDS encoding helix-turn-helix domain-containing protein codes for the protein MVTDVEAATPALCRLQLGSELRQLRLTAGLKGAQVVKRLIWSPSKLTRLETGENSAVDTADVMALCEIYGADPETRARLQGYAAVTRTKKDWWLSPEYRPVIRPGFKAYLDLEATASSAQTYQSEFVPGLLQTEAYVHALYQPNPGLSAEGIDRLVAIRTTRQEVLSRPKSPLKFTAIINESVLRRQVGEPSVMRDQLAHIVAVMEARPNVRVQVVPFRAGVHAGMSGSFFVLQFPERTALKPMVYMENLTDAVVKRSDSDVERYTDAFSELQALAPGPQESLSMIKEASKEH
- a CDS encoding nitroreductase/quinone reductase family protein; its protein translation is MPTSFNQSVIAEFRANVGKVGGPFAGGDLLLLTTTGARSGRPHTTPLGFARDGELLLVVGSNLGGPHHPGWYHNLLAHPVVQVEIGTATYDALAVPAEGTHRDQLFDVCVRAAPGYADYAARTERQLPVVILQRPEPDGWQPPTEVMSLADKLMEVHTWLRAQLLHVGAEVDAHFAARGAHNGLAEPPPALGLQIRQRCLAFCQGLEFHHTSEDAHLFPGIAAHHPDLTDVFAQLAAEHATVARIQDELAALLADITLSDPHRFRAEVARMSAELNAHLDHEEDHLLPLLTHIPWPPGHDRASGA
- a CDS encoding ATP-binding protein; this encodes MHSANATSPANTPLVRKLWPRNRRSVGLARHLLLDALDAWGLAELGDVAALVLSELMTNAVLHAHVPGRMVETWIIRQDDSVRIEVHDASDELPQRHKAADDDEGGRGLALVDELTNQRWGASERRGVGKLVWAQVGGEGT